Proteins from one Toxotes jaculatrix isolate fToxJac2 chromosome 13, fToxJac2.pri, whole genome shotgun sequence genomic window:
- the triqk gene encoding triple QxxK/R motif-containing protein isoform X2: MGKKDASATRLPVDQYRKQIGKQDYKKTKSVLKATRLKAEAKKNSSGFRDAFLVIAAILFFVLCIYAFFYLNLSTEINLDVDVD, encoded by the exons ATGGGGAAGAAGGATGCCAGTGCGACCAGATTACCAGTTGATCAGTACCGAAAACAGATTG gtAAGCAGGACTACAAGAAGACAAAGTCAGTCTTAAAGGCCACACGGCTGAAAGCTGAAGCAAAGAAGAATTCCTCTGGATTCAGG GATGCATTCCTTGTCATTGCAGCGATCCTGTTCTTTGTACTCTGCATCTACGCCTTCTTCTACCTCAACCTGAGCACTGAGATTAACCTGGATGTGGATGTAGATTAA